The following coding sequences lie in one Megalodesulfovibrio gigas DSM 1382 = ATCC 19364 genomic window:
- a CDS encoding radical SAM protein: MSVRTVELIELHCVDHCNNNCRWCNSHSPFAPDRTYDAEEYYPWLDALVRNRIGFSMLSISGGEPFLHPRIFEFCQKLRQRYAKRLMLSTNLFWLSEFDIEFHRPLFGLLHTLRVTVFPNMVRGLGGLERVQKLLERLKATSPHVYVDVRLAEEHFCRLEFTAEPLDVNQHCPCAESVNLLVDGRLARCAPGAYAHFSPHAIQEFRDSTDMFYDLRQPDADFWHWKYKWPMDACSHCTHFRQERSQWKVESGTRRRRELEARYNLNLGAQLEQDEPTPGILRRQNEALIVATPPEVRAKLPAACLHGNVYYMPRRQGLHARE, encoded by the coding sequence ATGTCTGTCCGAACTGTTGAACTGATCGAACTGCATTGCGTGGACCACTGCAACAATAATTGCCGTTGGTGCAACAGCCATTCGCCGTTTGCTCCGGATAGAACCTATGACGCCGAGGAATACTACCCCTGGCTGGACGCCCTGGTGCGCAATCGCATCGGGTTTTCGATGCTGTCCATCTCGGGGGGGGAACCGTTCCTGCATCCCCGGATCTTCGAGTTCTGCCAGAAGCTGCGGCAGCGCTACGCCAAGCGGTTGATGCTCTCCACCAACCTCTTTTGGCTGTCGGAGTTTGATATTGAGTTCCACCGGCCATTGTTCGGCCTGCTGCATACGCTGCGCGTGACCGTGTTTCCGAACATGGTGCGCGGCCTGGGCGGGCTGGAGCGCGTGCAGAAGCTGCTGGAGCGTCTCAAGGCGACCTCGCCGCATGTGTATGTGGATGTTCGCCTTGCCGAGGAACATTTCTGCCGGCTGGAGTTCACGGCCGAACCGCTCGACGTGAATCAGCATTGTCCGTGTGCCGAGAGTGTCAACCTGCTGGTGGACGGGCGGCTGGCCCGTTGCGCCCCCGGGGCGTATGCGCACTTCAGTCCCCACGCCATCCAGGAGTTTCGCGACTCCACGGACATGTTCTACGACCTCCGCCAGCCCGACGCCGACTTCTGGCACTGGAAGTACAAGTGGCCGATGGATGCCTGCAGCCACTGCACCCACTTCCGGCAGGAGCGGTCCCAGTGGAAGGTGGAGTCTGGCACACGCCGTCGCCGCGAGCTGGAGGCGCGTTACAATCTGAATCTGGGCGCGCAGCTGGAGCAGGACGAACCGACTCCGGGCATCCTGCGCAGGCAGAACGAGGCGCTGATTGTCGCCACGCCGCCCGAAGTGCGCGCCAAGCTCCCCGCCGCCTGCCTGCATGGCAATGTCTATTACATGCCCAGACGGCAGGGACTCCACGCCCGCGAATAA
- a CDS encoding pyridoxamine 5'-phosphate oxidase family protein produces the protein MHDVWPHNSRTLMRRKEKHMNDPAAIAAVLRSADVLHLGMCDDGWPYVTPVNFALVDDRILIHSARKGRKMEMLRKNDRVCIQVETDTALVEPAAPDNACQYTMRFRSVIGFGRAVIHTDAATVQRGLEALMARYSSRQFHFPAAVVEKTAVIAVTLETVTGKQDGWE, from the coding sequence ATGCACGACGTCTGGCCGCACAATTCCCGGACCCTCATGCGCCGCAAGGAAAAGCACATGAACGATCCCGCAGCCATCGCCGCCGTGCTGCGCAGCGCAGACGTGCTGCACCTCGGTATGTGCGACGACGGCTGGCCTTATGTGACCCCGGTGAATTTTGCCTTGGTGGACGACCGCATCCTTATCCATTCTGCCCGCAAGGGCCGCAAGATGGAGATGCTGCGCAAGAACGACCGCGTGTGCATTCAGGTGGAGACCGATACCGCCCTGGTGGAGCCGGCCGCCCCGGACAACGCCTGCCAGTACACCATGCGCTTCCGGAGCGTCATCGGCTTTGGCCGGGCCGTCATCCATACCGATGCTGCCACCGTGCAGCGCGGGCTGGAAGCCCTCATGGCGCGGTATTCCTCGCGGCAGTTCCATTTTCCGGCGGCGGTTGTGGAGAAGACGGCCGTCATTGCCGTCACGCTGGAAACAGTCACCGGCAAGCAGGATGGCTGGGAATAA
- a CDS encoding TlyA family RNA methyltransferase, with protein sequence MSKKFRADQLAHERGLAESREQAKRLIMAGQVLLETAHGPEPVVKPGQPLPLDALLSLKTPQRFVSRGGEKLLTAIEAFALDFAGKVCLDAGASTGGFTDCMLQHGAARVYAADVGHGQLHEKLTADSRVVNLERINLRHAPPNLLPEQVDCISVDVSFISLVHILPACLQFLKTRGELVALVKPQFELGPGRTVKGVVRREEDRQEAVDTVAAFVTAQLGLTLVGVVPSKILGPKGNQEYVSYFTR encoded by the coding sequence GTGAGCAAAAAATTCCGCGCCGACCAGCTCGCCCATGAGCGGGGCCTGGCCGAGAGCCGCGAACAGGCCAAACGGCTGATCATGGCTGGCCAGGTGCTGCTGGAAACGGCCCACGGCCCCGAGCCCGTAGTCAAGCCCGGCCAGCCCCTGCCCCTGGATGCGCTGCTCTCCCTGAAAACGCCGCAGCGTTTCGTCTCCCGCGGGGGCGAAAAACTGCTCACGGCAATCGAGGCGTTTGCGCTCGATTTTGCAGGGAAAGTCTGCCTGGATGCCGGCGCGTCCACGGGCGGGTTCACGGATTGCATGCTCCAGCACGGCGCGGCGCGCGTCTATGCCGCGGACGTGGGCCACGGCCAGTTGCACGAAAAACTCACCGCCGATTCCCGGGTGGTCAACCTGGAACGCATCAACCTGCGCCACGCGCCGCCCAACCTGCTGCCCGAGCAGGTGGACTGCATCAGCGTGGATGTGTCCTTCATCTCCCTCGTCCACATCCTGCCGGCCTGCCTGCAATTCCTGAAGACCCGCGGAGAGCTGGTGGCCCTGGTCAAGCCGCAGTTCGAGCTGGGCCCGGGCCGCACGGTCAAGGGCGTGGTCAGACGCGAGGAAGACCGCCAGGAAGCGGTGGACACGGTGGCAGCCTTTGTCACTGCCCAGCTGGGCCTGACCCTGGTGGGCGTGGTGCCTTCGAAGATCCTCGGCCCCAAGGGCAATCAGGAATACGTCAGCTATTTCACGCGATAG
- the dsrB gene encoding dissimilatory-type sulfite reductase subunit beta — protein MAFISSGYNPAKPMENRITDIGPRKFTEFFPPVIAKNAGNWDYHEILEPGILVHVAKNGDKVFTVRCGAARLMSTSHIREACEIAKKFCNGHLRFTTRNNIEFMVDNEETLKALVADLKTRKFAAGSFKFPIGGTGASISNIVHTQGWVHCHTPATDASGPVKAVMDELFEEFTSMRLPAIVRVSLACCINMCGAVHCSDIGLVGIHRKPPMIDHENLANLCEIPLAVAACPTAAVKPITAEVNGQKVKSVAINNDRCMYCGNCYTMCPALPLSDGTGDGIAIMVGGKISNRIKVPSFSKVVVAFVPNEPPRWPTMAKIVKKIVEVYAEDARKYERIGDWIHRIGWETFYEKTGLEFSHHCIDDFRDPAYYTWRQTTQFKFTSHLD, from the coding sequence ATGGCTTTCATTTCTTCCGGGTACAATCCCGCTAAGCCGATGGAAAACCGTATCACGGACATCGGCCCCCGCAAATTCACCGAGTTCTTCCCCCCGGTCATCGCCAAAAACGCTGGCAACTGGGATTATCACGAGATTCTTGAGCCCGGCATCCTGGTGCACGTGGCCAAAAATGGCGACAAGGTCTTCACCGTCCGTTGCGGCGCTGCTCGCCTGATGTCCACCTCGCACATTCGTGAAGCGTGCGAAATCGCCAAGAAGTTCTGCAACGGTCACCTGCGGTTCACCACTCGTAACAACATCGAGTTCATGGTGGACAACGAGGAAACCCTCAAGGCCCTCGTTGCCGACCTGAAGACCCGCAAGTTTGCTGCTGGCAGCTTCAAGTTCCCCATCGGCGGCACTGGCGCTTCCATCTCCAACATCGTGCACACCCAGGGCTGGGTCCACTGCCACACCCCCGCCACCGACGCCTCCGGCCCGGTGAAAGCGGTGATGGACGAACTCTTCGAAGAGTTCACCTCCATGCGCCTGCCCGCCATTGTGCGCGTCTCCCTGGCGTGCTGCATCAACATGTGCGGCGCTGTGCACTGCTCCGACATCGGCCTGGTGGGCATCCACCGCAAGCCCCCGATGATCGACCACGAAAACCTGGCCAACCTCTGCGAAATCCCCCTCGCCGTGGCTGCCTGCCCCACCGCCGCCGTGAAGCCCATCACCGCGGAAGTGAACGGCCAGAAGGTCAAGTCTGTGGCCATCAACAACGACCGGTGCATGTACTGTGGCAACTGCTACACCATGTGCCCGGCCCTGCCCCTGTCCGACGGCACCGGTGACGGCATCGCCATCATGGTCGGCGGCAAGATCTCCAACCGTATCAAGGTCCCCTCCTTCTCCAAGGTCGTGGTCGCCTTCGTGCCCAACGAGCCTCCTCGCTGGCCCACAATGGCCAAGATCGTGAAGAAGATTGTGGAAGTGTACGCTGAAGACGCCCGCAAGTACGAACGTATCGGCGACTGGATTCACCGCATTGGCTGGGAAACCTTCTACGAGAAGACCGGCCTGGAATTCAGCCACCACTGCATCGACGACTTCCGGGATCCCGCCTACTACACCTGGCGGCAGACCACTCAGTTCAAGTTCACCAGCCACCTCGACTAG
- a CDS encoding type I restriction enzyme HsdR N-terminal domain-containing protein — translation MHDISLGHTLEDYLTGELVEATTYEDLRQALARLLVEELGWPRDRLQPRQKIEFEAQGAAYVRLVDFIARDHAGAPVCLLDFCPGEVSTFVRETLAAARIHPDGPIPLAVITDSKDALLLAVATGEPLAQGMQALPRWQRLQELAAAHPVRALPPQQLALERRICHAYSESRHSCCSHAAACQLARGGGRPAG, via the coding sequence ATGCACGACATCAGCCTGGGCCATACCCTGGAGGACTACCTCACGGGCGAGCTGGTGGAAGCCACCACCTACGAAGACCTGCGCCAGGCCCTGGCCCGGCTGCTGGTGGAGGAACTGGGCTGGCCCAGGGACCGCCTGCAGCCGCGGCAAAAAATCGAGTTCGAGGCCCAGGGCGCGGCGTATGTGCGGCTGGTGGATTTCATCGCCAGGGACCACGCCGGCGCGCCGGTGTGCCTGCTGGACTTCTGCCCCGGCGAGGTCTCCACTTTCGTGCGGGAAACCCTGGCCGCGGCCCGCATCCACCCGGACGGCCCCATTCCCCTGGCCGTGATCACCGATTCCAAGGACGCGCTGCTGCTGGCTGTGGCCACGGGCGAGCCCCTGGCGCAGGGCATGCAGGCCTTGCCGCGCTGGCAGAGGCTGCAGGAACTGGCCGCGGCGCATCCCGTGCGGGCGCTGCCCCCGCAGCAGCTGGCCCTGGAGCGGCGCATCTGCCATGCCTACAGCGAATCGCGCCACAGCTGCTGCAGCCATGCCGCTGCCTGCCAACTGGCCCGTGGCGGCGGCCGGCCGGCAGGCTGA
- a CDS encoding TIGR04283 family arsenosugar biosynthesis glycosyltransferase, protein MTHPEDHPDAPRQHPACHSPVASPMISVIIPVLHEAATINECIAHVKGLECCTDVEILVVDALDVTGTGDTLAALAPEHLAPEAAVRVHPLRAPRGRANQMNAGAAQARGHILVFLHADTRLPPAGLILIWQALFPPRGGKPAQAGAFSLGYAEGGLLLECMARLASLRNRLTGTPYGDQAQFFRTETFHAMGGYPAIPLMEDVDIMRTLHRRGEQLVILPQRVATSARRYRADGLLWAGLRNNGLRLLHACGVPPQALTHWYRAFQDKS, encoded by the coding sequence ATGACGCACCCCGAAGATCACCCCGACGCCCCCCGCCAACACCCTGCGTGCCACTCTCCGGTGGCGTCGCCCATGATCTCGGTAATCATCCCTGTGCTGCATGAAGCCGCCACCATCAACGAGTGCATTGCCCATGTCAAGGGCCTGGAATGCTGCACGGATGTGGAGATTCTGGTGGTGGATGCACTGGACGTCACCGGCACCGGAGACACCCTGGCCGCCCTGGCTCCCGAGCACCTGGCGCCAGAAGCCGCAGTGCGGGTCCACCCCTTGCGCGCCCCGCGCGGCCGGGCCAACCAGATGAATGCCGGCGCCGCCCAGGCCCGCGGCCACATCCTGGTGTTTCTCCATGCGGATACCCGTCTCCCCCCCGCGGGCCTCATCCTGATCTGGCAGGCGCTCTTCCCGCCCCGCGGCGGAAAACCCGCCCAGGCCGGGGCCTTCTCCCTGGGGTATGCGGAAGGCGGGCTGCTCCTGGAGTGCATGGCCCGGCTGGCCTCCCTGCGTAATCGCCTCACCGGCACGCCGTACGGGGATCAGGCCCAGTTCTTTCGGACAGAAACCTTCCATGCCATGGGCGGCTACCCGGCCATACCGCTCATGGAGGATGTGGACATCATGCGCACCCTGCACCGCCGTGGCGAACAGCTGGTCATCCTGCCACAGCGGGTGGCCACGTCGGCCCGGCGCTACCGGGCCGACGGCCTGCTCTGGGCCGGGCTGCGCAACAATGGCTTACGCCTGCTCCACGCCTGCGGCGTGCCCCCGCAGGCCCTCACCCACTGGTACCGCGCTTTTCAGGACAAATCATGA
- a CDS encoding TIGR04282 family arsenosugar biosynthesis glycosyltransferase, which translates to MTHQDNTLLLFARLPRAGAVKTRLAAGLADHMDPAAAQALTLALHTAFVEDLLEAMATVPAALQLWLDPADLSEPEALAQARHWLGQDLDIRLQPPGDLGQRMAHAFETAFAQGAQRAVLLGSDVPDYPAKVIGGAFEVLHRVDAIIGPSMDGGYYAIGFSKEAYTPAVFANKHWGTNGVCKATVADLQAARRELLQMPEWNDVDELKDLNILYRTNKQSSFNKSKTYALLKPHEALLKTLNMDLPAMEDVIGPDHVLARLRSLAAKD; encoded by the coding sequence ATGACACACCAAGACAACACCCTGCTCCTGTTCGCCAGGCTGCCCCGTGCCGGCGCAGTGAAAACGCGCCTGGCCGCAGGCCTGGCCGACCACATGGACCCCGCCGCCGCCCAGGCCCTGACCCTGGCCCTGCACACCGCCTTTGTGGAAGACCTGCTGGAGGCCATGGCCACCGTGCCGGCGGCGCTGCAGCTCTGGCTCGATCCCGCCGACCTTTCCGAACCCGAAGCCCTGGCCCAGGCCCGGCACTGGCTCGGGCAGGATCTGGACATCCGCCTGCAACCGCCGGGCGATCTGGGACAGCGCATGGCCCACGCCTTCGAAACCGCCTTTGCCCAGGGCGCGCAGCGGGCCGTGCTCCTGGGCAGCGACGTGCCGGACTATCCGGCCAAGGTCATCGGCGGCGCCTTCGAGGTGCTGCACCGGGTGGATGCCATCATCGGCCCGTCCATGGATGGTGGCTACTACGCCATCGGCTTTTCCAAGGAGGCCTACACGCCAGCCGTGTTCGCCAACAAGCACTGGGGCACCAACGGCGTCTGCAAGGCCACGGTGGCCGATCTTCAGGCGGCCCGGCGTGAACTGCTGCAGATGCCGGAATGGAACGACGTGGACGAGCTGAAGGATCTGAACATCCTGTACCGGACCAACAAGCAGAGTTCCTTCAATAAATCAAAAACATATGCCCTGCTCAAGCCCCACGAGGCCCTGCTGAAGACCCTGAACATGGACCTGCCGGCCATGGAAGACGTCATCGGCCCGGATCATGTGCTGGCCCGGCTGCGCAGCCTGGCCGCCAAGGACTAA
- a CDS encoding nitroreductase family protein yields MTVKELVLKNRSCRRFRQDAPVSMAQLEALVDIARLGPSAGNKQPLKYIVSNDPVTNATIFARLAWAGYLADWPGPVEGERPAAYIVVLLDTTIDEKTDCDHGLATQSIMLAAVEQGLAGCIIASVGREPLRAELGIPEHLKILLVLALGQPVEECVIEPLGPDGNIRYWRDEQAVHHVPKRALADVLVARHGG; encoded by the coding sequence ATGACCGTGAAGGAACTTGTGCTCAAGAATCGCAGTTGCCGCCGCTTCCGGCAGGATGCGCCTGTGTCCATGGCCCAGCTGGAAGCGCTGGTGGACATCGCCCGCCTTGGCCCGTCGGCCGGCAACAAGCAGCCCCTCAAGTACATCGTCAGCAACGATCCGGTCACCAACGCCACCATCTTCGCGCGGCTGGCCTGGGCCGGCTATCTGGCCGACTGGCCCGGTCCGGTGGAAGGCGAGCGGCCGGCGGCGTATATCGTCGTCCTGCTGGATACCACCATCGATGAAAAAACCGACTGCGATCACGGGCTGGCCACCCAGAGCATCATGCTTGCCGCGGTGGAGCAGGGGTTGGCCGGCTGCATCATCGCCTCCGTGGGCCGGGAACCGTTGCGGGCCGAACTGGGCATCCCCGAGCACCTGAAGATCCTGCTGGTGCTGGCCCTGGGGCAGCCGGTGGAGGAATGCGTCATCGAGCCCCTGGGGCCGGACGGCAACATCCGCTACTGGCGCGACGAGCAGGCCGTGCACCACGTGCCCAAGCGCGCCCTGGCCGATGTGCTGGTGGCCCGCCACGGAGGGTAG
- a CDS encoding dissimilatory sulfite reductase D family protein — translation MEEAKQKVVEYLQGKKGKTKFYFNDFTDLFPDMKQREVKKILTALVNDSVLEFWSSGSTTMYGLKGAGNRSEVEG, via the coding sequence ATGGAAGAAGCGAAACAGAAAGTTGTGGAATACCTGCAGGGTAAAAAGGGCAAGACCAAGTTCTACTTCAACGATTTCACCGACCTCTTCCCCGACATGAAGCAGCGCGAAGTCAAGAAGATCCTTACTGCATTGGTGAATGACAGCGTGCTCGAATTTTGGTCCAGCGGCTCCACCACCATGTATGGTCTCAAAGGCGCCGGAAACCGCTCCGAGGTCGAGGGCTAG
- the dsrA gene encoding dissimilatory-type sulfite reductase subunit alpha codes for MAKHPTPMLDELEKGPWPSFVSDIKQECDNRAKNPKGLDYQIPAECPDDLLGILELSFHEGETHWKHGGIVGVFGYGGGVIGRYCDQPEMFPGVAHFHTVRLAQPAAKYYTAEYLEAICDVWDLRGSGLTNMHGSTGDIVLLGTQTPQLEEIFFEMTHNLNTDLGGSGSNLRTPESCLGISRCEFACYDTQLMCYQLTQDYQDELHRPAFPYKFKFKFDGCPNGCVASMARSDFAVIGTWKDDIKIDQEAVKAYVGGEFKPNAGAHAGRDWGKFDIEAEVVGLCPTGCMTYESGTLSIDNKNCTRCMHCINTMPRALKIGDERGASILVGAKAPVLDGAQMGSLLIPFIAAEEPFDEVKEVIENIWEWWMEEGKNRERLGETMKRVGFQKLLEVTGTKAVPQHVSEPRHNPYIFFKEEEVPGGWSRDISDYRKRHMR; via the coding sequence ATGGCGAAGCATCCAACCCCGATGTTGGACGAACTCGAAAAAGGGCCCTGGCCCAGCTTCGTGTCCGACATCAAGCAGGAGTGCGACAATCGGGCCAAGAACCCCAAGGGGCTTGACTACCAGATTCCTGCCGAATGCCCTGACGACCTGCTGGGGATCCTTGAGCTCTCCTTCCACGAAGGGGAAACCCACTGGAAGCACGGCGGCATCGTGGGCGTGTTCGGCTACGGTGGCGGCGTCATTGGTCGTTACTGCGACCAGCCCGAAATGTTCCCCGGCGTGGCGCACTTCCACACTGTCCGTCTGGCCCAGCCTGCAGCCAAGTATTACACGGCTGAGTACCTGGAAGCCATCTGCGACGTCTGGGACCTGCGCGGTTCCGGTCTGACCAACATGCACGGGTCCACCGGCGACATCGTGCTTCTGGGCACCCAGACCCCGCAGCTCGAAGAAATCTTCTTCGAAATGACCCACAATCTGAACACCGACCTCGGCGGCTCCGGTTCCAACCTGCGGACGCCTGAATCCTGCCTGGGCATCTCCCGCTGCGAATTCGCCTGCTACGATACGCAGCTGATGTGCTACCAGCTGACTCAGGATTACCAGGACGAACTGCACCGCCCCGCGTTCCCCTACAAGTTCAAGTTCAAGTTCGACGGCTGCCCCAACGGCTGCGTGGCTTCCATGGCCCGGTCCGACTTCGCGGTCATCGGCACCTGGAAGGACGACATCAAGATCGACCAGGAAGCCGTGAAGGCTTACGTTGGTGGCGAATTCAAGCCCAATGCTGGCGCCCACGCCGGTCGCGACTGGGGCAAGTTCGACATCGAAGCCGAAGTGGTTGGCCTGTGCCCCACCGGCTGCATGACGTACGAGTCCGGCACGCTGAGCATCGACAACAAGAACTGCACCCGTTGCATGCACTGCATCAACACCATGCCTCGCGCCCTGAAGATCGGTGATGAACGCGGCGCGTCCATCCTCGTCGGCGCCAAGGCCCCCGTGCTCGACGGCGCGCAGATGGGCTCCCTGCTCATCCCCTTCATCGCCGCCGAAGAGCCTTTCGATGAAGTGAAAGAAGTCATCGAAAATATCTGGGAATGGTGGATGGAAGAAGGCAAGAACCGCGAGCGCCTGGGTGAAACCATGAAGCGCGTCGGGTTCCAGAAGCTTCTGGAAGTCACTGGCACCAAGGCTGTTCCCCAGCACGTGTCCGAGCCCCGCCACAACCCGTACATCTTCTTCAAGGAAGAAGAAGTGCCTGGTGGCTGGTCCCGCGACATCTCCGATTACCGCAAGCGCCACATGAGATAA
- a CDS encoding cobyrinate a,c-diamide synthase, giving the protein MIAGLSGGAGKTLVSLGLCRAWTRAGLTVRPFKKGPDYIDAGWLGLATGLPPTNLDPFFLSPEQLQALFQYRLQEGELAVVEGNRGLFDGHDVEGACASSRLARTLDCPVVLVIDATKMTRTIAAIIQGVQRFEEGMQLAGVICNRTAGDRHRDSLRQAIEQYTDVPIMGMLPKIKQNPIPERHMGLMSMREQEGAEAALDAIADIIERHLDLDRLRTVAQEASAWHPVPELVWPGDRGPGERPVARIGYVRDAALWFYYEENLEALRRAGAKLVPLSLLDPAPWPEIHGLYLGGGFPEALAEQLAANAPVRQRVRMLAEMGVPIFAECGGFMYLANSLRINGKDYPMAGVFPVHTELSSHPVGLGYVQAEVVAENPFLPLGTTFHGHEFHYSRCVAADGAVLTLGLRLHKGEGMLAGYDGLLYKNVMASYTHTHALALPDWAPRFVQAAMATRRLAG; this is encoded by the coding sequence ATGATCGCCGGCCTCAGCGGCGGTGCCGGCAAGACCCTCGTCTCCCTGGGCCTGTGCCGCGCCTGGACGCGCGCCGGCCTCACGGTGCGTCCCTTCAAAAAAGGCCCGGACTACATCGATGCCGGCTGGCTCGGACTGGCCACGGGACTGCCCCCCACCAATCTGGACCCGTTTTTCCTCAGCCCGGAGCAGCTCCAGGCCCTGTTCCAGTATCGCCTGCAGGAAGGCGAGCTGGCAGTGGTGGAAGGCAACCGCGGCCTCTTTGACGGGCACGACGTGGAAGGCGCCTGCGCCAGCTCCCGTCTGGCCCGCACCCTGGATTGCCCGGTGGTGCTGGTTATCGATGCCACCAAGATGACGCGCACCATCGCCGCCATCATCCAGGGCGTGCAGCGCTTCGAAGAGGGAATGCAGTTGGCCGGGGTGATCTGCAACCGCACTGCCGGAGACCGGCACCGCGATTCCCTGCGGCAGGCCATCGAGCAGTACACCGATGTGCCCATCATGGGCATGCTCCCGAAAATCAAGCAAAATCCCATCCCCGAACGCCACATGGGCCTCATGAGCATGCGGGAGCAGGAAGGCGCAGAAGCGGCCCTGGACGCCATTGCAGACATCATCGAGCGCCATCTGGATCTTGACCGCCTGCGGACCGTGGCGCAGGAGGCTTCGGCCTGGCATCCCGTGCCGGAACTGGTCTGGCCCGGAGACCGCGGCCCCGGCGAGCGGCCCGTGGCACGCATCGGGTATGTGCGCGACGCTGCCCTGTGGTTCTACTACGAGGAAAATCTCGAAGCGCTGCGGCGCGCCGGCGCAAAACTCGTCCCCCTGAGCCTGCTGGATCCGGCGCCCTGGCCCGAGATTCACGGCCTGTACCTCGGGGGCGGATTCCCCGAGGCCCTGGCCGAGCAGCTTGCCGCCAACGCCCCCGTGCGTCAGCGGGTGCGCATGCTGGCGGAAATGGGCGTGCCCATTTTTGCGGAGTGCGGAGGGTTCATGTATCTGGCGAACTCCTTGCGGATCAACGGCAAGGACTACCCCATGGCCGGCGTGTTCCCTGTGCATACGGAGCTTTCCTCCCATCCCGTGGGGCTGGGCTATGTGCAGGCCGAGGTGGTGGCCGAGAATCCCTTTCTGCCCCTGGGCACGACGTTTCATGGTCACGAATTTCACTATTCCCGCTGCGTGGCGGCGGATGGCGCGGTGCTCACCCTGGGCCTCAGACTGCACAAGGGCGAAGGCATGCTGGCCGGATACGACGGCCTGCTGTACAAGAACGTCATGGCCTCATACACGCACACGCATGCCCTGGCCCTGCCGGATTGGGCGCCCCGGTTCGTCCAGGCTGCCATGGCCACCCGAAGGCTGGCCGGCTGA
- the folD gene encoding bifunctional methylenetetrahydrofolate dehydrogenase/methenyltetrahydrofolate cyclohydrolase FolD, protein MLLIDGKATAQAIRTELKEEIRAIGAAASRPPQLTVILVGDDPASAVYVRNKERACAEVGIDSKTVRLSADTDAVTLDRLIADLNADAGVDGILLQLPLPRGLDSQACLACIAPDKDVDGFHPTNMGNLALGHAGFQPCTPAGVMELLRRYDLSPSGKHAVVVGRSNIVGRPLSLMLGQSGPFANATVTVCHSRTRDLPAVTRQADFLFAAIGRPRFITADMVREGAVVIDVGINRTETGLCGDCDFDGLKDKVAAMTPVPGGVGPMTIAMLLRNAVTAWKAHLGLGARADHARF, encoded by the coding sequence ATGCTTCTCATCGACGGCAAAGCCACGGCCCAGGCCATCCGCACCGAGCTCAAGGAAGAAATCCGCGCCATCGGCGCTGCGGCCTCCCGGCCGCCGCAACTGACGGTGATTCTGGTGGGGGACGATCCCGCCTCGGCCGTGTACGTGCGCAACAAGGAGCGCGCCTGCGCCGAAGTGGGCATTGATTCCAAAACCGTCCGCCTGTCCGCCGATACCGATGCCGTCACCCTGGATCGTCTGATTGCCGACCTGAACGCCGATGCCGGCGTGGACGGCATCCTGCTGCAGCTGCCCCTGCCCCGCGGTCTGGATTCCCAGGCTTGCCTGGCCTGCATCGCCCCGGACAAGGACGTGGACGGCTTCCATCCCACCAACATGGGCAATCTGGCCCTGGGACACGCCGGCTTCCAGCCCTGCACCCCGGCCGGGGTGATGGAACTGCTGCGGCGGTACGATCTTTCGCCCAGCGGCAAGCATGCCGTGGTGGTGGGCCGCTCCAACATCGTGGGCCGGCCGCTCTCCCTCATGCTCGGCCAGTCCGGCCCCTTTGCCAACGCCACGGTCACGGTGTGCCACTCCCGCACCAGGGATCTGCCGGCTGTGACGCGTCAGGCGGATTTCCTCTTTGCCGCCATCGGCAGGCCTCGGTTCATCACCGCGGACATGGTCAGGGAAGGCGCAGTGGTCATCGATGTGGGCATCAACCGCACCGAGACCGGCCTGTGCGGGGACTGCGACTTCGACGGCCTGAAGGACAAGGTCGCCGCCATGACCCCCGTGCCCGGCGGCGTGGGACCCATGACCATCGCCATGCTGCTGCGCAACGCCGTGACGGCCTGGAAGGCCCATCTCGGCCTGGGCGCGCGGGCCGATCATGCTCGATTCTGA